From a single Helicovermis profundi genomic region:
- a CDS encoding sensor histidine kinase, translating to MSIKKLFLLALIFVAIISVSINAIILTSLTDKYFADYLAENYKKHVEEVENYTKMALLEEDVSYRQMAIELETHLDDPIIRIKLYDANGEVLVDVDENSNMTGNMMVEQMMGKMMNIDQEETRKYVLKDNDKIIGILNITRHSSAENSIVAGLFKSALFRNSAYSVIIAIVISIIFGFLISSIMSRELKETAQMASNIQMGITKISKKSFVNEINRIRESLNDLNMRLKLKQKSRKTLIDQLVHQTRTPLTIIKSHLEAMEDGIIVVDKEELGICQNQVENITTIISNMSAMIDAAKESSEVSKEIFEINYLLKQITLGLKAQFDKKNIKLELSINDKIKIESDKYKLSQIIYNLLTNAYKYTENGGLVRVSYFEYEDNIIIKVQDTGLGIKESEIKNIFKAYYRSPSAVRTNGEGIGLYVVKENLDLINGSIKVESKKYIGSSFIVELPKKMA from the coding sequence ATGAGTATAAAAAAACTATTTTTGTTAGCGTTAATTTTTGTTGCAATAATCTCAGTAAGTATTAATGCGATTATTCTCACTTCACTAACAGATAAGTATTTTGCTGATTATTTAGCAGAGAATTATAAAAAACATGTTGAAGAAGTAGAGAATTATACAAAAATGGCTTTACTTGAAGAAGATGTTTCCTATAGACAAATGGCAATAGAACTTGAAACACATTTAGATGATCCCATAATTAGAATCAAATTGTATGATGCTAATGGTGAAGTTCTTGTGGATGTAGATGAGAATTCAAATATGACTGGCAATATGATGGTTGAACAAATGATGGGTAAAATGATGAATATTGATCAGGAGGAAACTAGAAAATACGTCTTAAAAGATAATGATAAAATAATAGGCATATTAAATATAACTAGGCACAGTTCTGCTGAAAATTCAATAGTTGCAGGCTTATTTAAATCAGCATTATTTAGAAATAGTGCATATTCAGTAATTATAGCAATTGTTATATCTATTATTTTTGGATTTTTAATAAGTAGTATAATGAGTAGGGAATTAAAGGAAACTGCGCAAATGGCGAGTAATATCCAGATGGGTATAACGAAAATTTCTAAAAAATCATTTGTAAATGAAATTAATAGAATAAGAGAAAGCTTAAATGATTTAAATATGCGTCTTAAACTCAAACAGAAAAGTAGAAAAACCTTAATAGATCAGCTTGTTCATCAAACGAGGACTCCACTTACTATAATTAAGTCTCATCTTGAAGCTATGGAAGATGGTATTATTGTTGTTGATAAAGAAGAATTAGGTATATGCCAAAATCAAGTTGAAAATATTACAACCATTATTTCAAATATGAGTGCAATGATTGATGCCGCAAAAGAATCAAGTGAAGTAAGTAAAGAAATATTTGAAATAAATTATTTGCTTAAACAAATAACTTTAGGTTTAAAAGCGCAATTTGATAAGAAAAATATTAAGCTAGAATTGTCAATAAATGATAAAATTAAAATAGAAAGTGATAAATATAAATTGAGTCAAATTATATACAATTTATTAACTAATGCTTACAAATACACAGAAAATGGTGGATTAGTTAGAGTAAGTTATTTTGAATATGAGGATAATATAATTATTAAAGTTCAAGACACAGGTCTTGGTATTAAAGAAAGCGAAATTAAGAATATATTTAAAGCATATTACAGATCACCTTCAGCGGTTAGGACTAACGGTGAAGGCATAGGGCTATATGTTGTAAAAGAAAATTTAGATTTAATTAATGGTAGTATAAAAGTTGAATCAAAAAAATATATAGGAAGTAGTTTTATAGTTGAACTTCCAAAAAAAATGGCGTAG
- the sdaAB gene encoding L-serine ammonia-lyase, iron-sulfur-dependent subunit beta: MSNYSAFDVVGPIMIGPSSSHTAGASRIGYTAYKLVKSSIKNVEFVLHGSFARTYRGHGTDKAILAGVLGIREYDEKLRDSFQIAKDQGVKFLFSEDDLGDVHPNTVKIKVEEISGAKFELVGSSIGGGSIKIIEINGIGVSIKGEYPAIIVSHKSRKGMIAGFTKILTDHGLDILFMSFYKEEDEKAGLMVIEVDKKIQNEVVDEIKRSIEGIIELYLI; the protein is encoded by the coding sequence ATGTCAAATTATAGTGCCTTTGATGTAGTTGGTCCAATAATGATAGGGCCTTCAAGTTCACATACTGCTGGTGCATCAAGGATTGGGTATACAGCATATAAATTAGTTAAGTCTAGTATAAAAAACGTTGAATTTGTTCTTCATGGTTCATTTGCAAGAACTTATAGAGGACATGGTACTGATAAAGCTATTCTTGCCGGAGTGCTTGGTATTAGAGAGTATGATGAAAAACTCCGTGATTCATTTCAAATAGCAAAAGACCAAGGTGTAAAGTTCCTTTTTTCTGAAGACGATTTGGGTGATGTTCATCCTAATACAGTTAAAATTAAAGTAGAAGAAATTTCGGGAGCAAAATTTGAGTTAGTGGGTTCGTCTATTGGTGGAGGATCAATAAAAATTATTGAAATAAACGGAATCGGGGTTTCTATTAAAGGAGAATATCCGGCAATTATTGTAAGTCATAAGTCGAGAAAAGGCATGATTGCAGGCTTTACAAAGATATTAACAGATCATGGTCTAGATATATTATTTATGAGTTTTTATAAAGAAGAAGATGAAAAGGCAGGTCTTATGGTAATTGAAGTAGATAAAAAAATTCAAAATGAAGTTGTTGATGAAATAAAAAGGTCAATTGAAGGAATTATTGAGCTTTATTTGATATAG
- the sdaAA gene encoding L-serine ammonia-lyase, iron-sulfur-dependent, subunit alpha, translating into MKYNFSSGRELLEKCNKYNMKISEIMINREIELSFKTEKELKKIMLESVEVMIESSKKGIIGGEKSLSGLIGGEAKLLEKYRKEGNSLSGDSVMKSIISAMSVLEVNATMGKIVASPTAGSCGIIPGALVTTALEREVSKEKIVEAVFTSSAVGYLFLKNATVAGAEGGCQAETGTASAMAAAGLVELFGGSPKAALSAASFTIKNILGLVCDPIAGLVECPCQKRNALLSTNALISADMALAGIETIIPFDEVVEAMYKVGKMMSPSLKETAEGGMASTPSAKAISKKIFG; encoded by the coding sequence ATGAAATATAATTTTTCGTCGGGACGTGAACTGCTTGAAAAATGTAATAAATATAATATGAAAATTTCAGAAATTATGATAAATAGAGAGATTGAACTTAGCTTTAAAACAGAAAAAGAATTGAAAAAAATTATGCTTGAAAGTGTCGAAGTTATGATAGAGTCTTCAAAAAAAGGAATAATTGGCGGAGAAAAATCTTTAAGTGGACTTATTGGTGGAGAGGCTAAACTTCTTGAAAAATATAGAAAAGAAGGAAACTCGCTTTCAGGTGACTCTGTAATGAAATCAATTATAAGTGCAATGTCAGTGCTTGAAGTTAATGCTACTATGGGTAAAATTGTAGCTTCGCCTACTGCAGGATCATGTGGCATTATTCCTGGAGCTCTAGTAACTACAGCATTAGAAAGAGAAGTATCAAAAGAAAAGATTGTTGAAGCTGTATTTACATCTTCAGCTGTAGGATACTTATTCTTAAAAAATGCTACTGTTGCAGGAGCAGAGGGTGGTTGTCAAGCTGAAACAGGAACTGCTTCAGCGATGGCTGCAGCAGGACTTGTAGAACTTTTTGGTGGTTCTCCAAAAGCGGCTTTAAGTGCTGCATCATTTACTATTAAAAATATATTAGGATTAGTTTGTGATCCTATAGCAGGTTTAGTGGAATGTCCATGTCAAAAAAGAAATGCACTTTTATCAACAAATGCACTTATATCAGCAGATATGGCGCTTGCAGGAATAGAAACAATTATTCCTTTTGATGAAGTAGTTGAAGCTATGTATAAAGTTGGTAAAATGATGTCACCTTCTCTTAAAGAAACTGCAGAAGGTGGA